A genomic segment from Lutibacter sp. A80 encodes:
- a CDS encoding RNA polymerase sigma factor, whose translation MKEEVATEKYLKIILAECKKGNVLHQEMLYKHFYGYALSICRLYTYSNDDAVSILNDSFLKIFSSIKKKGYSSSIPFKNWLRRILINTAIDSYRKNVKHYYHLEIDNEETVYADSNIIEDLTIKDILKLLDQLPEMHRMVFNLYEIQGFSHQEIANKLEIGESTSRVFLTRAKKKLRILINENF comes from the coding sequence TTGAAAGAAGAAGTAGCTACAGAAAAATACTTAAAAATAATACTTGCAGAATGTAAAAAAGGTAATGTATTGCACCAAGAGATGTTATACAAGCATTTTTACGGATATGCTCTAAGTATTTGTAGGCTATATACATATTCTAATGATGATGCCGTAAGTATTTTGAATGATAGCTTTTTAAAAATTTTCTCCTCAATTAAAAAAAAAGGATATAGTAGTAGTATTCCTTTTAAAAATTGGTTAAGGCGTATATTAATTAATACAGCAATTGATAGCTATCGTAAAAATGTAAAACATTATTATCATTTAGAAATAGATAATGAAGAAACTGTATATGCGGATAGTAATATAATTGAAGATTTAACAATTAAAGATATTTTAAAACTGTTAGATCAATTGCCAGAAATGCACAGAATGGTTTTTAATTTATATGAAATACAAGGGTTTAGTCATCAAGAAATTGCTAATAAACTAGAAATAGGAGAGAGTACTTCTAGAGTGTTTTTAACAAGAGCAAAAAAAAAGTTAAGAATTTTAATTAATGAAAATTTTTAA
- a CDS encoding prohibitin family protein, with product MSNGQLQLPKTLMPLIFIGIIVIIFLSKSTVTLDSGEAGVLWERFGGGVVTDEPPLGEGFHLVAPWNEVYVYEVRQQELSEKMKVLSSNGLDILLETSTWYLPKAAELGKLHQQIGENYLERIIKPALRSAARSVVGRYTPEQLYSSKRDVIQNEIFEETKIILEDQHIQLNEVLVRDVTLPPTIKDAIERKLKQEQESLEYEFRLVTAEKEAEKVRIEAQGKADANRILSASLNDQILRDKGIEATLKLSNSSNSKVIVIGSGKDGMPIILGNQ from the coding sequence ATGAGTAACGGACAATTACAATTACCAAAAACCTTAATGCCCTTAATTTTTATTGGGATTATAGTAATCATATTTTTATCAAAATCAACTGTAACTTTAGATTCAGGGGAAGCTGGAGTTTTATGGGAACGTTTTGGTGGAGGTGTAGTAACAGATGAACCTCCATTAGGAGAAGGGTTTCATTTAGTTGCTCCTTGGAACGAAGTTTATGTTTATGAAGTGCGTCAACAAGAGCTTTCTGAAAAAATGAAAGTACTTTCTTCAAATGGTTTAGATATTTTGTTAGAAACATCTACTTGGTATTTACCAAAAGCAGCTGAACTAGGTAAATTACACCAGCAAATTGGAGAAAATTATTTAGAACGTATTATTAAACCTGCTTTGCGTTCAGCAGCTAGAAGTGTAGTTGGACGTTATACTCCAGAGCAATTATATTCAAGTAAAAGAGATGTAATTCAGAATGAAATTTTTGAAGAAACTAAAATTATTTTAGAAGATCAACATATTCAATTAAATGAAGTTTTAGTACGTGATGTAACTTTACCTCCAACTATTAAAGATGCAATTGAACGTAAATTAAAACAAGAACAAGAATCTTTAGAATATGAATTTAGATTAGTTACAGCAGAAAAAGAAGCTGAAAAAGTTAGAATTGAAGCACAAGGTAAAGCTGATGCTAACCGTATTTTAAGCGCTTCTTTAAACGATCAAATTCTTCGTGATAAAGGTATTGAAGCAACCTTAAAACTATCTAACTCTTCAAATAGTAAAGTAATTGTTATTGGAAGTGGTAAAGATGGAATGCCTATTATTTTAGGAAATCAATAA
- the fabG gene encoding 3-oxoacyl-[acyl-carrier-protein] reductase, producing MKLLNNKTALITGATRGIGKGIAQVFAKQGANVAFTYSSSVDAAIALEKELETYGVKAKGYQSNAANFDAAQELAADVLKEFGTIDILINNAGITKDNLLMRITEEDFDKVIEVNLKSVFNLTKAVIRPMMKQRAGSIINMSSVVGLKGNAGQTNYAASKAGIVGFSKSVALELGSRNIRSNVVAPGFIETEMTASLPEDTVKEWRNAIPLKRGGTPEDIANACVFLASDMSSYITGQTLSVDGGMLT from the coding sequence ATGAAACTTTTAAATAATAAAACAGCTTTAATTACTGGTGCAACTAGAGGAATAGGGAAGGGAATTGCTCAAGTATTTGCAAAACAAGGCGCAAATGTAGCATTTACTTACAGTTCGTCTGTAGATGCAGCTATTGCATTAGAAAAGGAATTAGAAACGTATGGCGTAAAAGCAAAAGGTTACCAATCAAATGCAGCTAATTTTGATGCAGCTCAAGAATTGGCAGCAGACGTATTAAAAGAATTTGGAACTATTGACATTTTAATAAATAACGCTGGAATTACAAAAGATAATTTGTTAATGCGTATTACTGAAGAAGATTTTGATAAAGTAATTGAAGTTAATTTAAAATCGGTATTTAATTTAACAAAAGCAGTAATTAGACCAATGATGAAGCAACGTGCTGGCTCAATTATTAATATGAGTTCTGTAGTTGGATTAAAAGGAAATGCTGGTCAAACAAATTATGCAGCTTCTAAAGCAGGTATTGTTGGTTTTTCTAAATCTGTTGCTTTAGAATTGGGTTCTAGAAATATTAGAAGTAATGTAGTTGCTCCTGGTTTTATTGAAACTGAAATGACAGCAAGTTTACCCGAAGATACTGTTAAAGAGTGGAGAAATGCTATTCCATTAAAACGAGGAGGTACTCCAGAAGATATAGCAAATGCTTGTGTGTTTTTAGCATCTGATATGAGTTCATATATAACAGGACAAACATTAAGTGTTGATGGTGGTATGTTAACCTAA
- a CDS encoding trehalose synthase, which translates to MSEDAINSNLTTMYNFDVAWEELLDNKDFLKVFLSDVLENYIVKQRWYGGKASKIKYIELAEYFRIQQNNEVYFGLILEVDFVEAFFHHYFIPIAFVSDENFAKKDRILPVSIKNQSGYIIDAVNLEAFRKLVFERISNAEQVDKTKVRYHKSDLFSNITYTSSRLMGLEQSNTSLIFNDKYVLKFFRRIFANKNPDYEMNRFLTDIKDFKNTPRYLGSINLIDKDEEVVTIAVMQELIENEGDAWDVFLTKIDKIFETLDTKNIDINNLPEPELYKSLKIHDIPHRIIDWVGLSIFLKIKVLAKRTAEMHINLGSEFEDTAFTPTHFNGDYSVWLKNRMIYQFQNRLNSIENNLHKLDDYSLEMAKDLLCKKSLIRSRFLKFDWTKLKGERIRVHGDYHLGQILVHNEDFYILDFEGEPESTIRDRQVKQPPMKDVAGLFRSFHYAIYATIFDNKNKYNKSQKALFNAAELLYAYFTGVFLETYINTVEQANLNIGYRQERNFMLEYCLLEKAIYELGYELNSRPAWAVIPLKGISNLINN; encoded by the coding sequence ATGAGTGAAGATGCTATAAATTCTAACTTAACTACAATGTATAATTTTGATGTTGCCTGGGAAGAATTATTAGATAACAAAGACTTTTTAAAAGTATTTTTGTCTGATGTACTCGAAAATTACATTGTTAAACAACGATGGTATGGAGGTAAGGCAAGTAAGATTAAATATATAGAATTAGCTGAATATTTTAGAATTCAACAAAATAATGAAGTGTATTTTGGGTTGATTTTAGAAGTAGATTTTGTTGAAGCATTTTTCCACCATTATTTTATTCCAATTGCATTTGTTTCAGATGAAAATTTTGCAAAAAAAGATAGAATTCTTCCTGTAAGTATAAAAAATCAAAGTGGATATATTATAGATGCAGTAAATTTAGAAGCATTTAGAAAACTTGTTTTTGAACGTATTTCTAATGCTGAACAAGTTGATAAAACTAAAGTAAGGTATCATAAAAGTGATTTATTTTCTAATATCACTTATACTTCTTCTAGATTAATGGGGTTAGAACAAAGTAATACTTCATTAATTTTTAATGATAAGTATGTGTTAAAATTCTTTCGTAGAATTTTTGCTAACAAGAATCCAGATTATGAAATGAATAGGTTCTTGACAGATATTAAAGATTTTAAAAATACACCAAGGTACTTGGGAAGTATTAATTTAATAGATAAAGATGAAGAAGTTGTAACTATTGCAGTGATGCAAGAACTAATTGAAAATGAAGGAGATGCTTGGGATGTTTTTTTAACGAAAATTGATAAAATTTTTGAGACTTTAGATACTAAAAATATTGATATAAATAATTTACCAGAACCCGAACTTTATAAAAGTTTAAAAATACATGATATTCCACATAGAATTATAGATTGGGTAGGATTAAGTATATTTTTAAAAATTAAAGTTTTAGCGAAACGCACAGCTGAAATGCATATTAATTTAGGTTCAGAGTTTGAAGATACTGCTTTTACACCTACACATTTTAATGGAGATTACTCTGTTTGGTTAAAAAATAGAATGATTTACCAGTTTCAAAATAGATTAAATAGTATAGAAAACAATTTACATAAGTTAGATGATTATAGCCTAGAAATGGCAAAGGATTTACTGTGTAAAAAAAGTTTGATACGAAGTAGGTTTTTAAAATTTGATTGGACTAAATTAAAAGGTGAGCGTATTAGAGTTCATGGAGATTATCATTTAGGTCAAATTTTAGTGCATAATGAAGATTTTTATATTTTAGATTTTGAAGGTGAACCAGAAAGTACTATTAGAGATAGACAAGTAAAACAACCTCCAATGAAAGATGTTGCAGGACTTTTTCGATCATTTCATTATGCAATTTATGCAACAATTTTTGACAATAAAAACAAGTATAATAAATCTCAAAAAGCACTTTTTAATGCAGCAGAATTATTATACGCATATTTTACAGGTGTTTTTTTAGAAACCTATATAAATACTGTAGAACAAGCTAATTTAAATATTGGCTATAGACAAGAGCGTAACTTTATGCTAGAATATTGTTTGTTAGAAAAAGCAATATACGAATTAGGTTACGAATTAAATTCACGGCCAGCTTGGGCTGTAATTCCTTTAAAAGGAATTTCAAACCTTATTAATAATTAA
- a CDS encoding glycoside hydrolase family 31 protein has translation MILSTELEYKGNLYPSKIIFYKKHVNILYFKSENNVVLQLTVERDSVLRFRYSTTGLFENDFSYGITMYASKGYNHLEITEDDKKYIITTAKLICHISKEDMRKSIFDAKDNSLILEDEIGFHWEESYHFGGDIVKMSLAAQQGENYYGLGDKPVENNLKGKRFQNWVTDSYAYVRGTDPIYKAIPFYTALHKNKSYGVFFDNTFKTHFDFCSEKRNVTSFWADGGEMNYYFMYGPEMKDVVSNYTDLTGRPQHMPPLWALGFHQCKWSYYPESKVKDLAAKFRELQIPCDALYLDIDYMEGFRCFTWNKEYFPEPKRMVKELADDGFKTIAIIDPGIKIDPEYSVFKEGLENDYFCKRADGPYMKGKVWPGECYFPDYTNPEVREWWSELFKELIEEIGVNGVWNDMNEPAVMDVPGKSFPDDVRHDYDGNQCSHRKAHNVYGMQMARATYHGLKKFSYPKRPFVITRAAYSGTQRYTSTWTGDNVATWDHLSIANQQAQRLCMSGFSFSGSDIGGFAEQPTGELFARWIQLGVFHPFCRVHSSGDHGDQEPWVFGSTITDIVRKFIEIRYQLLPYLYSSFWKYTNEGIPILKSLVLFDQKDPHTHYRNDEFIFGEKILICPILEANSKGRRMYIPRGKWYNFWDSSIVTGGEELWVDADIDSMPIFIKEGAIIPKYPVQQYVGEKEIDQLVLDLYYKNGKETSEVYEDAHDGYDYKKGRYSLRNFTQVGKDDSLTIQQFKSGKYISPYNTFKINIHGLPFKIQKIEIDNEEIDISNINGNVTFDVTKEFREIYITSE, from the coding sequence ATGATTTTAAGTACCGAATTAGAATATAAAGGGAATTTATACCCTTCAAAAATAATTTTTTATAAAAAACATGTAAATATTCTTTATTTTAAAAGCGAGAATAATGTAGTGTTACAACTTACAGTTGAAAGAGACAGTGTTTTGCGCTTTAGATATAGTACAACAGGTTTGTTTGAAAATGATTTTTCTTACGGAATTACAATGTATGCAAGTAAAGGATATAATCATTTAGAAATTACAGAAGACGATAAAAAATATATAATTACAACAGCAAAATTAATTTGTCATATTTCTAAAGAAGATATGAGAAAATCCATTTTTGATGCTAAAGATAATTCTTTAATTTTAGAAGATGAAATAGGATTTCATTGGGAAGAAAGTTATCATTTTGGAGGTGATATTGTAAAAATGTCATTAGCAGCTCAACAAGGTGAAAATTATTATGGTTTAGGAGACAAACCTGTAGAAAATAACTTAAAAGGAAAACGCTTTCAAAATTGGGTTACAGATTCGTATGCTTATGTTAGAGGTACAGATCCAATTTATAAGGCCATACCATTTTATACAGCTTTGCACAAAAATAAATCTTATGGAGTATTTTTTGATAATACTTTTAAAACGCATTTCGATTTTTGTAGTGAAAAAAGAAATGTAACTAGTTTTTGGGCAGATGGTGGTGAAATGAACTACTATTTTATGTATGGACCAGAAATGAAAGATGTTGTTTCTAATTATACCGACTTAACAGGGAGGCCACAACATATGCCACCTTTATGGGCTCTAGGTTTTCACCAATGTAAATGGAGCTATTATCCGGAAAGTAAAGTTAAAGATCTTGCTGCAAAATTTAGAGAGCTACAAATTCCTTGTGATGCCTTATATTTAGATATTGACTATATGGAAGGTTTTAGATGTTTTACTTGGAATAAAGAGTATTTTCCAGAACCAAAAAGAATGGTGAAAGAACTTGCAGATGATGGTTTTAAAACAATTGCAATTATAGATCCAGGAATTAAAATTGATCCTGAATACAGTGTTTTTAAAGAAGGTTTAGAGAACGATTATTTTTGTAAACGAGCAGATGGTCCGTATATGAAAGGAAAAGTTTGGCCAGGAGAATGTTATTTTCCAGACTACACAAATCCAGAAGTACGTGAGTGGTGGTCAGAATTATTTAAAGAATTAATTGAAGAAATTGGGGTAAATGGAGTTTGGAATGATATGAACGAACCTGCAGTAATGGATGTTCCTGGAAAATCTTTTCCAGATGATGTTCGTCATGACTATGATGGAAATCAATGTAGCCATAGAAAAGCACATAATGTTTACGGTATGCAAATGGCACGTGCAACATATCATGGTTTAAAGAAATTTAGCTATCCAAAACGCCCATTTGTAATAACAAGAGCTGCTTATTCTGGAACACAACGCTATACGTCTACTTGGACAGGTGATAATGTTGCAACTTGGGATCATTTATCAATTGCAAATCAACAAGCACAACGTTTATGTATGTCTGGTTTCTCTTTTTCAGGGTCAGATATAGGTGGTTTTGCTGAACAACCAACAGGAGAATTATTTGCGCGTTGGATTCAATTAGGTGTTTTTCACCCATTTTGTAGAGTACATTCTTCAGGAGATCACGGAGATCAAGAACCTTGGGTATTTGGATCAACGATAACAGATATTGTTAGAAAATTTATTGAAATTAGATATCAATTATTACCTTATTTATATTCTTCTTTTTGGAAATATACTAATGAAGGAATTCCAATTTTAAAATCATTGGTGTTATTCGATCAAAAAGATCCGCACACACATTATAGAAATGATGAGTTTATTTTTGGAGAAAAAATATTGATTTGTCCAATTTTAGAAGCAAATTCTAAAGGAAGACGTATGTATATTCCTAGAGGGAAATGGTATAATTTCTGGGATAGTTCAATTGTAACAGGAGGTGAAGAATTATGGGTTGATGCTGATATTGATAGCATGCCAATTTTTATTAAAGAAGGAGCAATTATCCCTAAATATCCTGTGCAACAATATGTTGGAGAAAAAGAAATAGATCAGCTGGTGTTAGATTTATATTATAAAAATGGTAAAGAAACTTCTGAAGTTTATGAAGATGCACACGATGGGTATGATTATAAAAAAGGAAGGTACAGTTTAAGAAATTTTACTCAAGTTGGTAAAGATGATTCATTAACAATACAACAATTTAAATCAGGGAAATATATTTCACCATATAATACTTTTAAAATAAATATTCACGGGTTACCATTTAAAATACAAAAAATTGAAATTGATAATGAAGAAATTGATATTTCTAATATCAATGGTAATGTAACATTTGATGTTACTAAAGAATTTAGAGAAATTTATATTACAAGTGAATAA
- a CDS encoding VWA domain-containing protein: MNTVTILLIILAFTVALCLAFFQYIFKNKEKSQLNYWLSFLRFLSVFTLLLLIINPTIDKNNITVIKPNLLIAIDNSASIKHSLQTKNIENLVEKLKNDAELNTKYGISYYTFGTALTTLDSLSFNESNTNLSKPFLEFSNLYKSDNNPVLLITDGNSTIGNAIEFVNYKSPVFSYIVGDTTVFEDISISKLNTNKNTYINNKLPVELFINYTGSKTVSKKLTVFDKNTKVFTKMLDFSSVDNVQEISFYLTSNTAGTHYYTAKIEALENEKNTVNNTKNFSVNVIEEVAEILVLTSVIHPDLGMLKKSIESNKQRSVTIKNINDFNEDINDYQLVILYQPNNLFKSVFTDVLDKKINYFVVSGLATDWNFLNNNQNHFKKNALSQYEEYHPFFNLDYGSFISADIGFSSFAPLEDYFGDITFSVPVNTLLFQKIGTIETTQPLLATFQKNNQKGAVLFGENSWRWRMNSFSETKTFELFDGFMSNLVQYLSSDLKNNRLNVAIKSLYYANETIKFSASYLDENYNFDPRAELWLTVTNKTTNFIKKIPFTVFNNQFNVELTNIPPGEYVYDVTVENNNTSASGSFKVVPFEVEKQFPNSNYKQLEIFSKNTKGALYFNKNSEKLISDLKIDTRFKSIQKNKVIKTPFINIKWLLGFIIFLLSIEWFLRKYYGKI; this comes from the coding sequence ATGAATACAGTAACTATTTTACTTATTATTTTAGCCTTTACTGTCGCTCTATGTTTAGCTTTTTTTCAATATATATTTAAAAATAAAGAGAAAAGCCAATTAAACTATTGGCTTTCTTTTTTACGCTTTTTAAGTGTTTTTACATTATTACTTTTAATTATTAATCCTACAATTGATAAAAATAATATTACAGTAATAAAACCAAATTTACTTATTGCAATAGATAATTCAGCTTCTATAAAGCATAGTTTACAAACCAAAAATATTGAAAATCTGGTTGAAAAATTAAAAAATGATGCTGAATTAAATACTAAATATGGTATTTCTTATTATACATTTGGTACTGCTTTAACTACGTTAGATTCTTTAAGTTTTAATGAAAGTAATACTAATTTATCTAAACCTTTTTTAGAATTTTCTAACCTATATAAGTCAGATAATAATCCAGTACTATTAATAACCGATGGAAATTCAACTATTGGGAATGCCATTGAGTTTGTAAATTATAAAAGTCCTGTTTTTTCTTATATTGTAGGTGATACAACAGTTTTTGAAGATATTTCAATAAGTAAATTAAACACTAATAAAAACACGTACATTAATAATAAATTACCTGTAGAGCTATTTATTAATTATACTGGTAGTAAAACTGTTTCAAAAAAATTAACGGTTTTTGATAAAAACACAAAAGTTTTTACTAAAATGTTAGATTTTTCTTCAGTAGATAATGTACAAGAAATTTCTTTTTATTTAACTTCAAATACAGCCGGAACACATTATTATACTGCAAAAATTGAAGCTTTAGAAAATGAGAAAAATACGGTAAATAATACTAAAAATTTTAGTGTAAATGTAATAGAAGAAGTTGCTGAGATTTTAGTTTTAACTTCAGTTATACATCCAGATTTAGGGATGTTAAAAAAATCCATAGAAAGTAATAAACAACGTTCTGTAACTATAAAAAATATTAATGATTTTAATGAAGATATAAATGATTATCAGTTAGTTATACTTTATCAGCCGAACAATTTATTTAAGTCAGTTTTTACGGATGTTTTAGATAAAAAAATAAATTATTTTGTGGTTTCAGGATTGGCAACGGATTGGAATTTTTTAAATAATAATCAAAATCATTTTAAAAAAAATGCACTTTCACAGTATGAAGAATACCATCCGTTTTTTAACTTGGATTATGGTAGTTTTATAAGTGCAGATATAGGATTTTCTAGTTTTGCACCTTTAGAAGATTATTTTGGTGATATTACTTTTTCAGTTCCAGTAAACACATTATTATTTCAAAAAATTGGAACTATAGAAACCACACAACCTTTATTAGCTACTTTTCAAAAAAATAATCAAAAAGGAGCTGTTTTGTTTGGTGAAAATAGTTGGAGGTGGAGAATGAATAGTTTTTCAGAAACTAAAACTTTTGAACTATTTGATGGTTTTATGTCAAATTTAGTACAATATTTATCTTCAGACTTAAAAAATAATAGGCTAAATGTTGCTATAAAATCTTTGTATTATGCTAATGAAACAATTAAGTTTTCTGCGAGTTATTTAGACGAAAATTATAATTTTGATCCTAGAGCTGAACTTTGGTTAACAGTTACTAATAAAACCACAAATTTTATTAAAAAAATTCCGTTTACGGTTTTTAATAATCAGTTTAATGTTGAATTAACAAATATTCCTCCAGGAGAATATGTGTACGATGTTACAGTTGAAAATAATAATACATCTGCCTCTGGAAGCTTTAAAGTAGTACCTTTTGAGGTAGAAAAGCAGTTTCCTAATTCTAATTATAAACAATTAGAAATTTTTTCAAAAAACACTAAAGGAGCTCTGTATTTTAATAAGAATTCTGAAAAATTAATTTCCGATCTAAAAATAGATACACGTTTTAAAAGCATTCAAAAAAATAAAGTAATTAAAACACCTTTTATAAATATTAAATGGTTGTTGGGCTTTATTATTTTTTTACTTAGTATAGAATGGTTTTTACGCAAATATTACGGTAAAATTTAG
- a CDS encoding TlpA disulfide reductase family protein has product MKFKLNKKSISNVIFILAIALILYPPSREWFMRQVAFSPSIDTETTEKIDTYNWQLNGLNTTSINFKELEDKVVFVNFWATWCPPCRAEMPMIQELYNDYKDKVAFVFVTNENWETVEEFYLKNEYNLPSYNSVSAPPSKFTETNSIPATYLIDKEGKILISKTGAADWNSTKVRNLLDQLILK; this is encoded by the coding sequence ATGAAATTCAAATTAAACAAAAAGTCTATTTCAAATGTAATATTTATTTTAGCAATTGCACTTATATTATATCCTCCTTCTCGTGAATGGTTTATGAGACAAGTTGCTTTTTCACCTTCAATAGACACTGAAACTACTGAAAAAATAGACACCTACAATTGGCAATTAAATGGCTTAAATACAACAAGTATAAACTTTAAAGAACTTGAAGATAAAGTAGTTTTTGTTAACTTTTGGGCAACTTGGTGTCCACCTTGTAGAGCAGAAATGCCTATGATACAAGAGTTGTATAATGATTATAAAGATAAAGTAGCCTTTGTATTTGTTACCAATGAAAATTGGGAAACAGTAGAGGAATTTTACTTGAAAAATGAGTACAATCTTCCTAGTTATAATTCAGTAAGTGCACCACCTTCAAAATTTACAGAAACCAATAGTATTCCTGCTACTTATTTAATAGACAAAGAAGGAAAAATTTTAATTTCTAAAACGGGAGCTGCAGATTGGAATAGCACTAAGGTTAGAAATCTGCTAGACCAATTAATTTTAAAATAA
- the glgB gene encoding 1,4-alpha-glucan branching protein GlgB has product MTNVQPYSLFTDFDINLFKAGKHYRLFEKFGSHITTVNGVEGVYFAVWAPTANQVSVIGDFNGWKDGEHQLNVRWDSSGIWEGFIPLVEKGMNYKYKIHSNNNGYISEKADPYARRCEHPPKTASVVWEDNYQWKDKKWLKTRKDHNAIDAPYSVYEVHLGSWKRHATEDRFLSYFELADDLVAYVKEMNFTHVEFMPIMEYPYDPSWGYQITGYFAPTSRFGYPDEFKYLVDKLHESGIGIILDWVPSHFPEDAHGLGYFDGSELYEHPDKRKGYHQDWKSLIFNYERNEVRSFLISNAIFWLDQYHVDGLRVDAVASMLFLDYSREDGEWEPNIYGGNENLAVISFLKELNEEVYKSFPDVQTIAEESTAFPMVSKPTNMGGLGFGMKWMMGWMHDTLEYFTKDPVYRKYHQNDITFSLAYAFTENFMLPLSHDEVVYGKKSILGRMPGDEWQRFANLRLMYGYMFTHPGTKLLFMGGEFGQQNEWNFQESLDWHMLQYKSHKDLQNFYKELNTLYRSKPALFEKGFSQEGFEWISLDDAENSVISYIRKGNNEKDNLVVVCNFTPNIIEKYRIGLPSKLKLKEIFNSDNVKFGGSGVGNPRMLTSKAVSWNNKPYSAEIKLSPLGIAIFEIK; this is encoded by the coding sequence ATGACAAACGTACAACCATATAGCTTATTTACCGATTTTGATATCAACCTTTTTAAAGCAGGAAAACACTACAGATTATTTGAAAAATTTGGTTCACATATTACCACAGTAAATGGGGTAGAAGGTGTTTATTTTGCTGTTTGGGCTCCAACAGCAAATCAAGTTTCTGTAATTGGAGATTTTAATGGATGGAAAGATGGAGAACACCAATTAAATGTACGCTGGGATTCATCTGGAATTTGGGAAGGTTTTATCCCACTTGTAGAAAAAGGAATGAATTATAAATATAAAATTCATTCAAATAATAATGGTTATATATCTGAAAAAGCAGATCCTTATGCTAGAAGATGTGAACATCCTCCTAAAACAGCTTCTGTTGTGTGGGAAGATAATTACCAGTGGAAAGATAAAAAATGGTTAAAAACAAGAAAAGATCACAATGCTATAGATGCTCCATATTCTGTATATGAAGTACATCTAGGATCTTGGAAACGCCATGCTACAGAAGATAGGTTTTTATCATATTTTGAATTGGCTGATGATTTAGTAGCTTACGTAAAAGAAATGAATTTTACACATGTAGAATTTATGCCAATTATGGAATATCCTTACGATCCATCTTGGGGATACCAAATTACAGGTTATTTTGCTCCAACATCACGATTTGGATATCCAGATGAATTTAAATACTTAGTAGATAAATTACATGAAAGTGGAATTGGAATAATTTTAGACTGGGTACCTTCTCATTTTCCAGAAGATGCACATGGTTTAGGGTATTTTGATGGTTCTGAATTGTATGAACACCCAGATAAACGTAAAGGCTATCATCAAGATTGGAAAAGTTTAATTTTTAATTACGAACGTAATGAAGTACGCTCTTTTTTAATAAGTAATGCTATATTTTGGTTAGACCAATACCATGTAGATGGCTTAAGAGTAGATGCCGTTGCTTCAATGTTATTTTTAGATTATTCGCGTGAAGATGGTGAATGGGAACCTAATATATATGGAGGAAATGAAAATTTAGCTGTAATATCATTTTTAAAGGAATTAAACGAAGAGGTTTACAAATCGTTTCCAGATGTTCAAACAATTGCCGAAGAATCTACTGCATTTCCAATGGTTTCTAAACCAACAAATATGGGTGGTTTAGGCTTTGGTATGAAATGGATGATGGGATGGATGCACGACACCTTAGAGTATTTTACTAAAGATCCTGTGTATAGAAAATACCATCAAAATGATATTACTTTTAGTTTAGCTTATGCTTTTACAGAAAATTTTATGTTACCACTTTCTCACGATGAAGTAGTATATGGTAAAAAATCTATTTTAGGAAGAATGCCAGGAGATGAATGGCAACGTTTTGCCAACCTTAGATTAATGTATGGTTATATGTTTACACATCCTGGAACAAAATTATTGTTTATGGGTGGTGAGTTTGGTCAACAAAACGAATGGAATTTTCAAGAAAGTTTAGATTGGCACATGTTGCAATATAAATCTCATAAAGATTTACAAAACTTCTATAAAGAACTAAACACTTTATATAGATCTAAACCTGCATTATTTGAAAAAGGTTTTAGTCAAGAAGGTTTTGAGTGGATTAGTTTAGACGATGCTGAAAATTCAGTTATTTCTTATATTAGAAAAGGAAATAATGAAAAAGATAATTTAGTAGTTGTATGTAATTTTACTCCAAATATTATAGAAAAATACAGAATTGGTCTTCCATCAAAATTAAAATTAAAAGAAATTTTTAATAGTGATAATGTTAAGTTTGGTGGTAGTGGAGTTGGGAACCCTAGAATGTTAACAAGTAAAGCAGTTTCTTGGAATAATAAACCGTATTCAGCTGAAATTAAGTTATCTCCGTTAGGAATCGCCATTTTTGAGATAAAATAG